The DNA window CGAGAACCGCGCGATGATGAACAACTATCTAGCAAATTCTTCTGCCAAATTTCGTTTTCACGGCATATCAGCGCACGCAGCTATGGCACCAGAGCGTGGTCGAAGTGCTTTAGACGCCGTGGAAGCCATGAATCACATGGTGAACCTAATGCGTGAACACATACCGCAAGAAACCCGCATTCACTATGTGATTACCAGTGGTGGCAAAGCCCCCAATGTCGTGCCCGATTTTGCAGAAGTGTATTACTATGTGCGGCACCCCAAGAAAGACGATGTCAAACAGATTTTCGAGCGAGTAGTAAAAGCAGCCGAAGGTGCCGCGCTAGGCACCGGAACAACCATGGACTACGAAGTTATTGGAGGCACGCATGATTTGTTACTCAATGAAACGCTAGCCCGAGCCTTACAACGCAACCTCGACCAAGTTGGCGGAGTGACATACAACGCACAGGAAACGGAGTTTGGGCGCAAAATTCAAACTTCACTAGGCTTCACAGTGCCACCCCTAACCGCAGCAGCAACTGTTGGAAAATTTGAAACTCGCGAGGGAGGAGGAAGTACCGATGTAGGTGATGTGAGTTATGTAGTGCCCACTGTTGGTATGGAGGCGGCTACTTGGGTACCAGGAACACCTGCTCACAGTTGGCAAGCCGTGGCATGCGACGGCACCGAAATAGGTACTAAGGGCATGGCAGTAGCAGCCAAAACAATGGCGTTAACTGCTATTGACCTATTTACCACACCCAATTTGTTGCAGCAGGCGAAAACCGAGTTCAAGAATGACGTTGGATCCTATACCTATAAGCCTTTACTAGGGGATCGTAAACCAGCCCTCAATTATCGAGACTAGGTTACAAATCATCTATTAGTAACTATCAGGAGTATTAAAGCCAGTAAATGCTTCGTAAGGATTGGCTAGAAGTTCATAGTATGGTTGCCTTTGACGTTCACAAGGTCCTTACGAGAAGCCAACAGTCACTACAAGCACAAATTAATATCCAAGCGCTGTATACTCCTCTATACATATAAAGGAGTATGAGGTATGCATGAATAGCCTAAAATTGGACTCTAGAAAAAGTTTAGTGCTGTAGGAATCTTTTCGGTTAGCGGCTTTTCAGATCTCTCGCGTCCCAGGCGTGAGTAGAGGCGTTAAAATATTTTCAGAAAAAGTAGTGAGAGGATTTGGTAACAACGAAAGCTTTCCTACTTTTGCACCCCGCTTCGCTAGCAAGCTACAACCGGTAGCATCGTACGAAGACACAGACACGAGCCGTTGCAGAAAACAAAAAATAATTTTTTGCCCGGTGCTTGCAAAACTAAAATCGGGTGTTACCTTTGCACCCCGCTTCGCTTACACGGTGGTCAGGCCACTGGAAAAAAGAGAGGTTAGAGTGAACGAAACGCTTGCTCGCAGGTGTTTATTGAAAGGCGACCCGCTCGGGGTTGCTACCTACAACGGAGCTGGTTTACCTGCTCGCTGAGTTTGTCCGATTGGGACGAGCGCACGTTCTTTGAATGTTTGGAAAAGACAAATTGGTAAGGCTTCGTTTTCGCCGCACGTGAAGACGAAGCAACAGACGCGTAAGACAACGAGGCAACTCGTTAACACGAGTCGGATCAGCACTCGACATCCACTCATGTTCGCATGGGTGTAGCATATTTTATACAATGGAGAGTTTGATCCTGGCTCAGGATGAACGCTAGCGGCAGGCCTAATACATGCAAGTCGAACGGGTGGTAGCAATACCACTAGTGGCGCACGGGTGCGTAACGCGTAACCAACCTGCCCTTGACTGGGGGATAGCCCGCCGAAAGGCGGATTAATACCGCATACCTCCCGGGCCTGGCATCAGGCGCGGGGAAAGATTTATTGGTCAAGGATGGGGTTGCGTAGCATTAGCTAGATGGCGGGGTAACGGCCCACCATGGCGACGATGCTTAGGGGACCTGAGAGGGTGATCCCCCACACTGGCACTGAGATACGGGCCAGACTCCTACGGGAGGCAGCAGTAGGGAATATTGGGCAATGGGCGAGAGCCTGACCCAGCCATGCCGCGTGCCGGATGAAGGCCTTCTGGGTTGTAAACGGCTTTTCTCAGGGAAGAAAACGACCATGCGTGGTACACTGACGGTACCTGAGGAATAAGCACCGGCTAACTCCGTGCCAGCAGCCGCGGTAATACGGAGGGTGCAAGCGTTGTCCGGATTTATTGGGTTTAAAGGGTGCGTAGGTGGCTTGTTAAGTCCGGGGTGAAAGCCCACAGCTCAACTGTGGAACTGCCCTGGATACTGGCGAGCTTGAGTCCAGACGAGGTTGGCGGAATGGATGCTGTAGCGGTGAAATGCATAGATAGCATCCAGAACCCCGATTGCGTAGGCAGCTGACTAGGCTGGTACTGACACTGAGGCACGAAAGCGTGGGGAGCGAACAGGATTAGATACCCTGGTAGTCCACGCCGTAAACGATGGATACTCGCTGGTGGCGATACAGTGTCACTGGCTTAGCGAAAGCGGTAAGTATCCCACCTGGGGAGTACGCTCGCAAGAGTGAAACTCAAAGGAATTGACGGGGGCCCGCACAAGTGGTGGAGCATGTGGTTTAATTCGATGATACGCGAGGAACCTTACCTAGGCTAGAATGCGCGTGACCGGTTCAGAGATGAGCCTTTCCTTCGGGACACAAAGCAAGGTGCTGCATGGCCGTCGTCAGCTCGTGCCGTGAGGTGTTGGGTTAAGTCCCGCAACGAGCGCAACCCCTACATTTAGTTGCCAGCGGATTATGCCGGGGACTCTAGATGGACTGCCTGCGCAAGCAGTGAGGAAGGCGGGGACGACGTCAGGTCATCATGGCCCTTACGCCTAGGGCTACACACGTGCTACAATGGACGGTACAGAGGGTCGCTACACAGTGATGTGATGCCAATCTCAGAAAGCCGTTCTCAGTTCGGATCGAAGTCTGCAACTCGACTTCGTGAAGCTGGAATCACTAGTAATCGCGTATCAGCAATGACGCGGTGAATACGTTCCCGGGCCTTGTACACACCGCCCGTCAAGCCATGGAAGTCTGGTAGACCTGAAGCTGGTGCTCGTCACAGAAGCCAGTTAGGGTAGAA is part of the Hymenobacter volaticus genome and encodes:
- a CDS encoding amidohydrolase, producing the protein MKLTIPILLLAVLSLSAVPVPKEKPGRSNAVKEQVLKNIEADYQAYSKIALQIWKYAEVGYKETQSSALLQQTLREQGFDVQVGVADIPTAFVATYGSGKPVIGLLAEYDALPGLSQQATPEKSPIAGQDAGHGCGHNLFGTASVAAGIELKKLLAASKIKGTVRVYGTPAEEGGSGKVYMVRAGLFKDVDAVVHWHPGSENRAMMNNYLANSSAKFRFHGISAHAAMAPERGRSALDAVEAMNHMVNLMREHIPQETRIHYVITSGGKAPNVVPDFAEVYYYVRHPKKDDVKQIFERVVKAAEGAALGTGTTMDYEVIGGTHDLLLNETLARALQRNLDQVGGVTYNAQETEFGRKIQTSLGFTVPPLTAAATVGKFETREGGGSTDVGDVSYVVPTVGMEAATWVPGTPAHSWQAVACDGTEIGTKGMAVAAKTMALTAIDLFTTPNLLQQAKTEFKNDVGSYTYKPLLGDRKPALNYRD